Genomic window (Methylobacterium radiotolerans JCM 2831):
AGGTTTTCATGGTTTAGCAGGTCGCCGATGCCGTCGATGGCTTCCTGGTTGAGTTGAATTGGCGACACGACGTAGTCGGCGACGACAAGCGCCGCGAGCTGCCGGATGTCCGGGTTCGGGTTGGTGTCGATCAGGCAGATATCGAAGTGAGGCGCAATTTCGCCCAGGACCGATAACAGGTTGGTGGCATACTCGCTGCGCCCGTCACGCGCACCGGGCTTCCCTTGGTCCTTGGCATACTTGACGAACGCGGTCAGTTCGGCCGCCTTCTCTTCCATCCGGTACAACTCGCCATCGCCGGGGACCAAGACAAAATCAGCGCGCCCGATAGCCGACTTGCCGGCGGTGAGGATCTGGCTGCTGGTGACGGGGGAGACGGTGCACAACCCGCCGGTGGTGAGCGCCTTGGTGGTGTTTTTCTGGTGATCGAAGTCGATGACGACGACGCGCAGTTGACGCTGAAGAACGAAGTAGTAGGCCAGTTGGTCCAGGATCGCGGATTTACCGACGCC
Coding sequences:
- a CDS encoding ParA family protein — protein: MKTVVFANQKGGVGKSAILDQLAYYFVLQRQLRVVVIDFDHQKNTTKALTTGGLCTVSPVTSSQILTAGKSAIGRADFVLVPGDGELYRMEEKAAELTAFVKYAKDQGKPGARDGRSEYATNLLSVLGEIAPHFDICLIDTNPNPDIRQLAALVVADYVVSPIQLNQEAIDGIGDLLNHENLGIRKITATINKKLKLIGILPNMVEPTPFQRDNFTALATHYPQLLISMAPLPGFAAVKKTTAIPEAQAVGQPVWKLGKTSARDAWTQMRPVFDKIAEAMEVPKND